The proteins below come from a single Malus domestica chromosome 03, GDT2T_hap1 genomic window:
- the LOC139194037 gene encoding beta-glucosidase 13-like, whose translation MAMRLQSLLLGVLLLTGFAAGDGKTTAVIPSRYSSASLNRSSFPSGFVFGSASASYQYEGAWDEGGKGPSIWDNFTHQYPEKVIDGSNGDVADDQYHRYKEDVKIMKDMGLDAYRFSISWSRLLPNGKLSGGVNKEGVQYYNNLINELLNKGVTPYATIFHWDLPQALEEEYGGFLNRQIVNHFRDYAELCFKLFGDRVKHWITLNEPYTFITFGYASGELAPGRCSAWQNLNCTGGDSATEPYIVAHHFLLAHAHAVKVYKTKYQASQEGVIGITLATNWFVPVSNATRHRNAANRSLDFMFGWFMEPLTSGQYPHSMQVLVKERLPKFTQEESKLIKGSFDFVGMNYYTTHYSSDQPHNNSANASFLTDARVFESTELNGVPIGPPAASSWLVIYPKGIREILLYAKHKYNNPLIYITENGLDEFDDPTLSLPQSLNDTHRIDYHYHHLDYLRKAINDGVNVKGYFAWSLLDNFEWASGYTLRFGFVYIDYNDGLKRHPKLSASWFKCFLG comes from the exons ATGGCAATGAGGTTACAGTCACTGCTGTTGGGTGTGCTACTACTAACTGGCTTTGCAGCGGGAGATGGTAAAACTACTGCTGTTATACCTAGTCGTTATAGCAGTGCTTCCCTGAACAGAAGCAGTTTTCCATCAGGCTTTGTATTTGGTTCAGCTTCAGCATCTTACCAA TATGAAGGTGCATGGGATGAAGGTGGTAAAGGACCAAGCATATGGGATAACTTCACCCACCAGTATCCAG AAAAAGTCATTGATGGAAGCAATGGGGACGTGGCTGATGATCAATACCACCGCTATAAG GAAGATGTAAAGATTATGAAGGATATGGGATTGGATGCTTATAGGTTCTCTATCTCATGGTCCAGATTGTTACCAA aTGGAAAGCTAAGTGGGGGTGTGAACAAGGAAGGAGTACAATACTACAACAATCTCATCAATGAACTCCTAAACAAAG GTGTAACGCCATATGCGACAATCTTTCATTGGGATCTTCCTCAAGCCTTAGAAGAAGAATATGGTGGTTTCTTAAACCGTCAAATTGT CAATCATTTTCGGGACTACGCAGAACTTTGCTTTAAGTTATTTGGCGATCGGGTAAAGCATTGGATCACACTAAATGAGCCATATACTTTTATTACTTTTGGCTATGCATCAGGAGAATTAGCACCCGGGCGATGTTCTGCTTGGCAGAACTTAAACTGCACCGGCGGTGATTCGGCTACCGAACCCTATATAGTAGCACACCACTTCCTCCTCGCTCATGCACATGCTGTTAAAGTGTACAAGACTAAATATCAG GCATCTCAAGAAGGCGTGATAGGAATAACATTAGCGACAAATTGGTTTGTGCCGGTTTCTAACGCAACGCGTCATCGGAATGCTGCGAATCGATCTTTGGATTTTATGTTTGGATG GTTTATGGAGCCATTGACAAGCGGCCAATATCCGCACAGTATGCAAGTTCTTGTTAAAGAAAGATTACCTAAATTTACACAAGAAGAATCCAAGTTAATAAAAGGGtcatttgattttgttggaATGAATTATTATACTACTCACTATTCAAGCGATCAACCTCATAATAATTCTGCAAATGCAAGCTTCCTGACCGATGCTCGCGTTTTTGAATCAA CCGAGCTTAATGGAGTCCCCATTGGTCCTCCG GCTGCTTCAAGCTGGCTAGTTATTTATCCAAAAGGCATTCGAGAGATTTTACTCTACGCAAAGCACAAATATAATAATCCGCTCATTTACATTACTGAGAACg GCCTTGACGAGTTCGATGATCCCACATTGTCACTTCCGCAATCCCTCAATGATACCCACAGAATTGATTACCACTACCACCACCTCGACTATCTTCGAAAAGCAATCAA TGATGGTGTAAATGTGAAGGGATACTTTGCATGGTCATTGCTGGACAATTTTGAATGGGCTTCTGGATACACCTTACGATTTGGTTTCGTCTATATAGATTACAATGATGGACTTAAGAGGCACCCAAAACTCTCAGCAAGCTGGTTCAAATGTTTCCTTGGATAA